ACTCCAGCGCCAGTTTCTGTAAGAATTGCATCAGGTTAAGTTCTGGCTCTTTTTGCCAGGCTGGCTGGAGGAGTTCAATAACTTCGTTCAGACGTTTACATTTCATAGTAATGCTCCTTTCATTTAGAGTGACACGTTAGCAGGGTCAATCCCACAAGAAAAGAGGCGATATTGTTGAGCCAGATAAGCAGCATCACCGGGGTGGTATTAGCCGGAGGCAAAGCGTCACGCATGGGTGGTAAAGATAAGGGCTTGCAGGAGCTGAACGGTCTGCCGTTATGGCAGCACGTTGCGCGAACGCTGCGTAAGCAGGTCGACACGCTCGCCGTCAGTGCCAACCGTAATATAGCCACTTATCAGGAAAGCGGGTATCCCGTTTACGCGGATCTCCTGGCTGATTACCCTGGGCCGCTGGCGGGCATGCTTTCTGTCATGCTGCAGTGCGACGCGGAGTGGTTTCTGTTCTGTCCTTGCGATACACCCTTTATCCCGGATTGCCTGGCTGAGCGGCTGATAAAAAGCAGGGAAACGGCTCCCGTGGTGTGGGCACATGACGGCGATCGCGATCACCCAACCATTGCATTAATGCATCGCCAGCTGATGCCGAAGCTACAGGACTATCTAGCCGCAGGCGAGCGACGGGTGATGGTCTTTATGCGCCTGGCGGGCGGCCATTCCGTTGATTTTAGTGATATGAAGCAGGCATTTATTAATATGAATACCCTCGAAGAGATGCAAGCGGTTCAGAGGTACAAATGATACCGGTTATAGCGATTGCCGCCTGGAGCGGTACGGGGAAAACTACCCTGTTAAAGGCCGTCATCCCGGCACTCTGTGCCAGAGGTGTGCGCCCGGGGCTCATCAAACATACCCACCACAACATGGATATCGATACGCCCGGGAAAGATAGTTACGAACTGCGCAAGGCCGGTGCGGCACAAACCCTCGTCGCCAGCAGTCAGCGATGGGCCTTAATGACGGAAACCCCTGACGAAGAGGAGATCGATCTGGCTTATCTCATCAGTCGGATGGATCATTCGAAGCTGGATCTGGTGCTGGTGGAAGGTTTTAAGCATGAGCCGGTGGCAAAGATCCTGCTTTTCAG
This Leclercia sp. S52 DNA region includes the following protein-coding sequences:
- the mobA gene encoding molybdenum cofactor guanylyltransferase MobA — encoded protein: MSQISSITGVVLAGGKASRMGGKDKGLQELNGLPLWQHVARTLRKQVDTLAVSANRNIATYQESGYPVYADLLADYPGPLAGMLSVMLQCDAEWFLFCPCDTPFIPDCLAERLIKSRETAPVVWAHDGDRDHPTIALMHRQLMPKLQDYLAAGERRVMVFMRLAGGHSVDFSDMKQAFINMNTLEEMQAVQRYK
- the mobB gene encoding molybdopterin-guanine dinucleotide biosynthesis protein MobB is translated as MIPVIAIAAWSGTGKTTLLKAVIPALCARGVRPGLIKHTHHNMDIDTPGKDSYELRKAGAAQTLVASSQRWALMTETPDEEEIDLAYLISRMDHSKLDLVLVEGFKHEPVAKILLFRSDTGHDITELTLDEHVIAVASDDVLSLPVPVLDINNSEGIVDFIQQWMETL